In Candidatus Aegiribacteria sp., the DNA window CTTACAGGGAAAGGGGAATACTCAGGAGGTTCAGGGCTGCGCCACTTACACCTGTTTTGATCCTGATGGCCCAGGTTGTGGCTGTGTTCGCTATCACAATCGGCGGAGTCATTCTTCTTCTCATTGCGGGGATCGTGGTTTTCGATCTTCACTTCTGGGGTACTCTTCCCGAGGTAATCTTCGCATTCGTGCTTTCCGCACTGAGCATCTCCGCTCTCGGTTTTATTCCTGCCAGTCTTGCCCCTACAGCACGAAGCGGGGTCATGGCGGCAAACATCATTTATTTCCCGATGCTCTTTCTGTCCGGTGCCGCTCTACCGTTCCATATGCTTCCACCATTCCTCCAGACATTCGCACAGGTACTGCCTTTGACGCATGTGATAAAACTCCTGCAAGGTCTGTGGCTTGGAGGACACCTGTGGGATTATCCGATTCAGCTTGCGGTCCTGACGGGTGTTCTCATTTGCGGAATACTGGTCTCAGCTCGTTTCTTCCGGTGGGAATGAAAAGCTAACACTTGCATGGCATCTATCATTATCAATAGAGTAACTGAACTTGAAGAGTTCCGTAAGGAATTTATTCCAACTGCATAACTTTCACTTTGAGAGGATGTATGGAGATGAAGGTTGATGTAACGTTCGAGAACGGTTTTGAGAAAGCCTTTGCTACCTGCGTGGTTCTTGTTGTCATGGCTGTAGTGTTCCTTGTTGGATATCTGATATCACCCGGAGCGGCATACGCTGAATGGGACAGCTCAAGCGGCTTTGGAGACAGCTATTACCTCAGAGAGATAGCTGAATACATAGACGATGTGTCAGATGAGCTTTCAGATATTTCAGGAACTCTTTCTGATATAGAGAGCGCTATGCCCTGACCTTAGACTGCAAGTTTAACCTATGTGTTCGACTGATTTAACAGGTTATCTCAGATCGCAATTATGGAAGTTCCGGCTCTATTCCTGAAGCGATTGCATCGATGCCTGTTGCAAGAACAATCATATCCTCCAGAAGTGACTCCAGATCCTCCGCAAGCAGATATTTATTACTGTTTCCACTCATCTCTCCATGACCAGGGGCAAGATGTACAGCAGCATCGCTCCAATCAATTTTGAATCTGCCCAGTTTCTGCTGCCATCTGTCAAGGAACCAGTAAACCGGAGCTAGAACAATCCTGGCCTCGTCAACCGAATTCTCAATTCTTTCCGCAAGCTCAGGTGTTGCGTAACGGATAGGAAAGAGGTTATCGAACCTGCGGTCGCCTGTAGTAAATCGCTGAACACCATCCTGCGGATAACCGGGGGGATCGGTCTTGATGTAGAATGGAGAATCGTTGATCTCGACTTCTATTGCGTAGTCATCACTGGGATTTATTTCAATATCCCTTCCACGATACCTGGCGTTGATAGAACCGAGAGTGCTCTTGTATTCAGCTCCGTCATGTGTCCAGCTGTGCTTCTCGGCAAGCCTGGCAATTGCCTGCTTGCACTCCTTGCCCTTTCCGATATTTGATGAGAATATGCCTTTAAAAGCTAACCAGAGGGGAATCCCAACTGCTACAGGTATTATGAAGAAAGGAGCATATCTGGAATACAGTTCTGAAACATCCTGTTTTTCGTTCCCCGTCAGAGTGATCAGAACACTCACCATTATAGACAGGGCAATAAATACTCCCAGAATACGCAGAGCAGTTCTCAGTTTGTTTTTTACTCTTATCGGAGCGTTTCTCAAACGCCATTTCATCAGCTCTTCCTTTTCCTCCTCAATATCCCTGACCCGTCTATCCACCTGGAGCTGTTTCATGTTCTTACCTTCAAAACAGACGAACCACTCCTCGGTTTTTCTTACAGGATGAAGTCTTTTCCAGATAGCATCTGGAACGTATACTTCCGAATTGCAGTAGCTGCATTCCATTATTCTCTCGCTTCGCGCTGAAACGGATAGCGCCCCCGCACACTGGGGGCAGGACATTACTACCGGCTTAGTTGAATCCTCATCAATTTCTATTCCCTTATCGTCAGTATCTCCTTTGGGAGGAGGCTGCAGAGTGCAGCAGAACCTGGCGGAGGGTACAGGTTTCTGAAGCCATTCAGGGATTGATAGTAAATAATACGGAGCTTCGCATTCAGCACATCTGTGAATGGAGTTGTCCTGAACCTCCGGAATTGAAAGAGGCTTCTTACAGGAAGAACAACGGGGTTCCAGTCTCCAGTAGCTGTATTTGAAGGTACCTCCTCCGGACATGAGGGTTCCCCCCCGCCCTTGCCCCTCGGTCAAACCTTCATACTCCTCTTCAAAATCGTTGAGAAAGCCAGCTATTCTATCCGGTGAAAGCGTCATTTCCTCAAAACAGGCCGTACAGAAAAGCCTTCTATAGGGGCCGTTAATCGGAATGGATTGACCGCAGCTGCTGCAGGTGGTTCTTATTTTGAAACATCCGTATCTTTGCATCCAAGCCCTCCTGAGTACCAAACGTAGAGCAGTTCTACCAGTAATTCCATCCTGATTAGTATACTCCAAATGAAGTGCAGTCCCAATAAATCTGTTAGCCCGTTCCTGTACTTCCGGACGGATTTTTTTTAAGTTGAGGCAGGCAGGCTGCTAAAACCTGCATTGTTTTGCGCTGGTGATTTGTCTATATATAAGCAGTACATGGCATTATATGATGTGCAGGAAATGCGTGTCCCGGGGTTTGACTTTATGTAGAATGCCGGCAATCGTCATTAATGTACATCATCTTTTATAGAATGGAGCGCTCAAACTATGAGTTCTTTCTTACTTGTTGCTGGATTCGCGATTTTGTTTTGTACTCAGAGCTTATATGCTCAAGCACCTGATATTTCATGGACGAATACTTTCGGGGGTGCTGAATATGAACTTGCTTACTCTGTCCAGCAGACATCCGACGGGGGCTACATTCTTGCGGGATATACGAATTCCTACGGTTCAGGCAATTATGATGTCTACCTTGTTAAGACTGACTCCAGTGGAGATACACTGTGGACACGAACCTTCGGAGGGAATGCTTATGATCCCGGGTTCTCTGTTCAGCAGACTACCGATGGGGGCTATATTATTGGAGGATCTACTAGCTCCTTCGGTGCCGGAAGCTCTGATGTCTATCTGATAAAGACGGATTCCTGTGGAGATACGCTATGGACGAGAACCTTCGGAGGTAGCGGATATGATCGAGGCTATTCTGTTCAGCAGACAAGCGATGGGGGTTACATTGTTACGGGATCCACGAACTCTTTCGGTGCAGGTGGCGATGATGTCTATCTCATAAAGACGGACTCCAGTGGAGATACGCTGTGGACAAAAGCCATTGGAGGGTATGAGTGGGAATATGGCTTCTCCGTCCGGCAGACAATCGACGAGGGCTACATTATCACGGGATTCACTGATTCCTACGGTGCAGGCGGCGATGATGTCTACCTCATAAAGACGGACTCCAGTGGAGATACGCTCTGGACGAAAACCTTCGGGGGTAATAATCACGATGTTGGTTACGATGTGCAGCAAACAACCGATGCGGGCTACATTGTTTCGGGATCAACCGAATCGTATGGCGCAGGCGGAGAGGATGTTTATCTAATAAAGACGGATGCTATTGGAAATACCCTCTGGACGAAGATCTTCGGGGGTTATGCATATGATTGCGGCTGCTCTGTCCAGCAGACAATCGGCGGTGGTTACATTATCTGTGGGTATACTTTATCCTTCGGTGCAGGCGGCTCTGATGTCTATCTAATAAAAACGGACTCCAGTGGAGATACACTGTGGACAAAGACCGTAGGGGGTTCAAATAATGACCCCGGCGAATCAATCCAGCAGACTACCGATGGCGGATACATCGTCGGTGGATGTACTGTATCCTACGGTGCAGGCTACTCTGATTTCTATCTTATAAAGCTGGATCCTGAAACTGGA includes these proteins:
- a CDS encoding ABC transporter permease, whose amino-acid sequence is MSGFRKLATVEFLLYLREPSAFFFTLIFPLMLMMLFGSIWGNDPFPGETFGYIDFSVPAFIGMVILTSGIMGLTANLSAYRERGILRRFRAAPLTPVLILMAQVVAVFAITIGGVILLLIAGIVVFDLHFWGTLPEVIFAFVLSALSISALGFIPASLAPTARSGVMAANIIYFPMLFLSGAALPFHMLPPFLQTFAQVLPLTHVIKLLQGLWLGGHLWDYPIQLAVLTGVLICGILVSARFFRWE